The following DNA comes from Leifsonia sp. 1010.
CGCGGAAGAACTCTCCGCCCTCCGGGTTCGGAGTATCGCGGGTGATGCCGTACTTGTCGAGCGTGAACGTGTTGACGACTCCGCCGTGACCCGAGGCGTTCATGACGTACACCTCGCGGTCGGTGGCGATCGCGTCCAACTCCTCCTTGGTGGGATGCCGACGCTCCGCGAGGTTGCGCTGCTCGTAGCCGTAGCCGCGCAGCGGGACGCCGGGCGGGAGCCGGTGGGCGCCCTCGCGCATCCGCTCCACGATCTCCGGGATCGAGCCCGCCTTCTCGGGGCTCACATCCACCCAGGTGAGCAGCTGCCCGTACATGAGGGGATGCGCGTGCGCGTCGACGAAACCCGGCACGATCGTCGCACCCGGGAAGTCGGCGCGACGTGGTTCGAGGCCCAGCCTTCGCGCCTCCGCCTCGACCTCCTCCCGCGAGCCGACGGCCACGACCCGCCCACCGGCGGTGAGCATGGCCTCCGCGCGCGGGGCGCTGTCGTCGACGGTCAGGATGAGGTCGGCGGTCACGAGCGTCGGGGCCGAGTCGCGGTCATCGAAAGTGGCCAGGTGTCGCACGGTCAGATCCTCGTGGTCTTGATAGCGGTCGTGTCCAGGCGCGGGTTGAACGACCCGGTCACCGGGGCGGAGTCGGAGTGCTGCGGGGCGAACCACGTACCGATCACGGCGATGAGCGCGAGCGCCCCGAAGAACCAGATCGCCGACCAGAAGGTGCCGGTGGCGACGATCAGCCCGGTCGCGATCGCGGGAGACAGGCCGCCCCAGACGGCGGCGCCGATCCCGTACGACAGCGACATCGACGTGTAGCGGGCCTGCGGCCGGAACATCTGCGTCATCACCGTGGACAGCGGGGCCCACGCTCCGCTGAGGGTGATGCGGATGACGCTGACGAACACGTAGATCAGGGCGACCTGATGGTTCTGGATCACCAGCACGAGCGGGATCACGGCGACGAAGGAGAGCACCGAACCGAGGATGATCACGCGCTTGCCTCCCCACTTGTCGCCCAGCATCGCCAGCGGCAGGGTGACCAGCGCCTCGATGAACGACGCGACCGTCATGGCACCGAGGATGATGCTGGCCTGCAGCCCCACCTCCGGACTGGTGGCGAAGTTCTGCACGAACGTGGTGGCGATCACGTAGCCGCCCGACGACATCGCGATGATGCAGAAGCCCAGCAGCATCGGCAGCCAGTTGTTCCGCAGGGCGAACAGGATGGGGGTCGACTGGGTGTGGCCCTCGATCTTCTCCTCGAAGACCGGGGTCTCCTCCACCCGGTACCGCACCCAGATGCCGACGCCGATCAGCACGATGCTGAACAGGAACGGGACGCGCCAGCCCCAGGTCAGCAGGACGTCGTCGCCCGCCGCTGCGAGGATCCAGAAGGCTCCGGAGGCCAGGAGCGCTCCGAGCGGGTTGCCGAGCTGGGTGAACCCGCCATAGAAGGTCTTGTACTTCGGCGGCGCGCTCTCCACCGACATCAGGCTCGCGCCTCCCCACTCGCCGCCGACCGCGAGGCCCTGGGCGATACGGAGGAGGATCAGCAGGATGGGCGCGGCGATCCCGATGGCGGCGTAGCCGGGCAGGCAGCCGACCAGGACGGTGGCGACGCCCATGATGAACAGCGTCAGGGTCAGCGCGCGCTTGCGGCCGAGCTTGTCGCCGATGTGCCCGAAGATGATGCCGCCCAGCGGACGCATGAAGTAGGCGACGGCGTACGTGCCGAACGACGCGAGCGTTCCGAGCGCGTGGTTGACCTCGGGGAAGAACACCTGGGGGAAGACGATGGCCGCGGCCGTCGCGTAGACGTAGAAGTCGTACCATTCGATGGTCGTCCCGACCACGGAGGCGAGACCGGCTTTCAGCGCCCGCCGGTGTCCGACGGGGCGTGCTTCGGTGACAGACACACACAGCTCCTTTGCTCGTATTGTCATCAAGTTCGTCGTGAAGTCTCACGCCGTCCGGCCGCGGGCGCAAGCGCAGTTCCGCGTGACGGAACGCCTCTCGCCGTCGATCTGCCGACTTTGGTCGTCATTTGCAGCGCGGATCGTCACATCCATTGTCCTTGCGTCGATGATTCGACGCGCACGGGGAGCGATTCCGGGTATTCTGCCCGATGTGCCGATCCGCCACGACCGAAGCACCCCCGATCGCGACAGCGACGCGCTCGACAGCAGCCTGGTGCGCGCGCTGCAGGCGGACGGCCGCGCCAGCATCCACGAACTCGCCCGAACCCTCGGCGTCTCACGCGATCTCGTCTCCCGGCGTCTCAGCACGCTGATCGGCCGCGACGGTCTGCGCGTCGTCGCGGCGCTCGACCCCGGCTTCGCCGGCCTCAACGTGCTCATCCACGGGCTCGTCGACGTGGACGGGCCGGCCCGACCGGTCGCCGAGCGGATCGCCGAGCTGCCGGACACGGTGTTCGTCTCCCTGGTCGCCGGCGCGTCCTCGCTGGTGTTCGAGTCGCGCCATGGGGATGCGGACGAGCTGAGCGCCACGCTGGCCGCCATCCGGGCGATCCCCGGCGTCCGCCGGGTGCGCGTCACGACGTACGACGCATTGCTGAAGGAGTTCATCACGGCCGCGTCGGTCAGCGATGTGCGTCTCGATCGGCTCGACCACGACCTCATCGCGATCCTGCAGGACGACGGTCGCGCCAGCTATCGGGCTCTCGCCGACGCGGTCCGGCTCTCCCCGTCGTCAGCGCGCGCTCGTGTGCGTCGGCTGCTCGACGCGGGCGTCATCCGCATCGCCGCGATCGACGCCGGTGGCCTCTCCCGCAACCGGGTCGCCGTCGGCGTCGGGATCGCCCTGCGCGGCGACCCCGGGCCGGTGCACCGGTACCTCGTCGCGACCTCCGCCGTCGACCTGGCGGCGGCCGCGCACGGTGCTTACGACGTCATCGCGACGATCGTCGGAACGGCGACCGCGGGCGTGCTGGCCGTCATCGAGGAGTTGCGCGCGCTTCCCAGTGTCGGGTCGTTGGAGACCTGGGCGCACCTCGACATCATCAAAGAGGACTACACCCGTACGCTCGGCCGCATCGTGCGGCCGTAGCGAGCCTCGGTCAGTCCAGGTCTTCCGCCGTGTCGAGGATCTTCGTGATGCGGACCGCGTAGTCCTGGTCGACGACCACGATCTCGCCGTGCGCGATCAGACGGCCGTTGAGCAGCACGTCGGCGGGCGACCCGGCGGAGCGGTCGAGCTCGATGACCGCGCCCGGCTCCATCGCGAGCACGTCGCGCACGGCCATGCGGGTGCGGCCGATCTCGACGGTCAGCGCCATCTCGACGTTGCTGATGCGCGCGAGCTTGCCGCCCAGCGCGCTGTTGCCCGTACGCTCGGCGACCGACGCGCGCCCGCGGACCGCGAACCAGCCGGCGATCCCGGACGGGCCGGAGAGGGCGAAGACCGAGGTGGCCGGGTCGGCGAACAGTTCCGAGGCGTCGTCCGGGCGGGCGTCATCCAGGACGCCCGCGCCGAGCGTGTCGCTGGCGGCCTCGAGGGCCGGCTGCAGCACATCCTGGAGCGCCACCACCGGCGCGCCGTCCGCACCCTCGTCGACCAGCTGCGGCGCCTCGAGCAGCACGACGGCGAGATCGGCGGA
Coding sequences within:
- the fliN gene encoding flagellar motor switch protein FliN, with the translated sequence MSMTSTAHASGLSLGQAQAAAEALARVLPTGAPLTPLLSQGSEVQDAARAVVATFVGAVSADLAVVLLEAPQLVDEGADGAPVVALQDVLQPALEAASDTLGAGVLDDARPDDASELFADPATSVFALSGPSGIAGWFAVRGRASVAERTGNSALGGKLARISNVEMALTVEIGRTRMAVRDVLAMEPGAVIELDRSAGSPADVLLNGRLIAHGEIVVVDQDYAVRITKILDTAEDLD
- a CDS encoding MFS transporter, translated to MSVTEARPVGHRRALKAGLASVVGTTIEWYDFYVYATAAAIVFPQVFFPEVNHALGTLASFGTYAVAYFMRPLGGIIFGHIGDKLGRKRALTLTLFIMGVATVLVGCLPGYAAIGIAAPILLILLRIAQGLAVGGEWGGASLMSVESAPPKYKTFYGGFTQLGNPLGALLASGAFWILAAAGDDVLLTWGWRVPFLFSIVLIGVGIWVRYRVEETPVFEEKIEGHTQSTPILFALRNNWLPMLLGFCIIAMSSGGYVIATTFVQNFATSPEVGLQASIILGAMTVASFIEALVTLPLAMLGDKWGGKRVIILGSVLSFVAVIPLVLVIQNHQVALIYVFVSVIRITLSGAWAPLSTVMTQMFRPQARYTSMSLSYGIGAAVWGGLSPAIATGLIVATGTFWSAIWFFGALALIAVIGTWFAPQHSDSAPVTGSFNPRLDTTAIKTTRI
- a CDS encoding Lrp/AsnC family transcriptional regulator yields the protein MPIRHDRSTPDRDSDALDSSLVRALQADGRASIHELARTLGVSRDLVSRRLSTLIGRDGLRVVAALDPGFAGLNVLIHGLVDVDGPARPVAERIAELPDTVFVSLVAGASSLVFESRHGDADELSATLAAIRAIPGVRRVRVTTYDALLKEFITAASVSDVRLDRLDHDLIAILQDDGRASYRALADAVRLSPSSARARVRRLLDAGVIRIAAIDAGGLSRNRVAVGVGIALRGDPGPVHRYLVATSAVDLAAAAHGAYDVIATIVGTATAGVLAVIEELRALPSVGSLETWAHLDIIKEDYTRTLGRIVRP